One window from the genome of Myxococcales bacterium encodes:
- a CDS encoding transglycosylase SLT domain-containing protein, with amino-acid sequence MMWSTARTWLRNGLPIIGWLATMGACATPSCARHDAPRPATSTAPTAASPALIPPAHDEPAVHAAPFSLDAAAPYFTGDWAPAYQAYRRGDYKSAREIILALQGRSEKKSNFEAHNHSNILLGLCEAGLARWDAAAVAFAAAVTQTPALADWLRYQQARALYFAGEHARARTVALTIDAGSIVGADAALLAADVVRGEGKPAATVAVYRAYLTDRPSGIRRGEARLRLAEALVKEGTATGRDEAGPLLRQLWIAEPLSKWGGQAFELLKQTSPALASQPLSASEHMTRGMALFAAMRNPQAAGAFAAALATGALSGADRCRAGYHLGQSWYKERKRELAVPAFLQAIEACKAVGDKDLWMRSAYQTGRSYNILGKAAEAAAMFAQTKVIDPSNTLTDDAWLREAEAWSLLGDEAKIEATLAAIPKQFPAGDMRAEALWRLGFRAWQQGRIDDAIAWWQQQIVAMPIDQNAWGEGQAQYWLGRAFAAKGDRERAVTQWRLAVSTYPLSYYALISLNRLRELDPALVEATLAPLRFDLASPAPTPTFAAQPEWETPGFARALGFLRLGLGTEAEAELRALGLLPPPDRKQVEDAAKLAKLWAIAFLYDRAERYSTSHWPSRWHTLDYKRFWPDATWRAYWQVAYPLAFGELLREHATRNNVPFAMQIAIVREESAFTPDLESFANAIGLTQMIIPTATRFAKGTGLTVSREALQDPTTNVTIGSRFLGFLFTYWNRFEALIPASYNAGEGAVRRALKLRGTMATDEFIESIVTDETRLYSKRVLATYFVYAWLYEQRVPVIANAIPRELLAK; translated from the coding sequence ATGATGTGGTCAACCGCGCGAACCTGGCTCCGCAACGGGCTTCCCATCATTGGCTGGCTGGCAACGATGGGTGCGTGCGCGACGCCTTCGTGCGCGCGCCATGATGCGCCTCGTCCTGCGACGTCAACGGCGCCCACCGCAGCGTCGCCGGCCTTGATACCGCCCGCGCACGACGAGCCGGCAGTCCACGCCGCACCATTTTCGCTTGACGCCGCGGCGCCGTATTTCACGGGCGATTGGGCGCCAGCCTACCAAGCATATCGCCGGGGGGACTACAAATCCGCGCGCGAGATAATCCTGGCGCTCCAAGGCCGCTCGGAAAAGAAAAGTAACTTTGAGGCGCACAACCATTCGAATATCTTGCTCGGGCTTTGCGAAGCCGGGCTCGCGCGCTGGGATGCGGCGGCGGTCGCCTTTGCCGCGGCGGTAACGCAAACCCCAGCGCTGGCGGATTGGCTGCGCTATCAACAAGCGCGAGCGCTGTACTTTGCCGGCGAGCACGCGCGCGCACGGACGGTGGCGCTGACCATCGATGCGGGCTCGATCGTCGGTGCCGATGCGGCATTGCTAGCCGCCGACGTAGTGCGCGGCGAAGGCAAGCCCGCGGCGACGGTGGCGGTGTATCGCGCTTACCTAACCGATCGCCCCAGCGGCATTCGGCGCGGCGAGGCACGCTTGCGTCTGGCAGAAGCGCTGGTCAAGGAGGGCACGGCGACGGGGCGAGACGAAGCAGGCCCGCTGCTACGACAACTATGGATCGCCGAGCCGCTCTCCAAATGGGGTGGCCAAGCGTTTGAGCTGCTGAAACAAACGTCGCCCGCGTTGGCGTCGCAGCCGCTGAGCGCCAGCGAACATATGACGCGCGGCATGGCGCTTTTTGCGGCCATGCGCAATCCGCAGGCGGCCGGGGCGTTTGCGGCGGCGCTCGCCACGGGTGCGCTCAGCGGCGCCGATCGCTGCCGCGCTGGCTATCACTTGGGGCAGAGCTGGTACAAGGAGCGCAAGCGCGAGCTCGCGGTGCCGGCGTTCTTGCAAGCGATCGAGGCGTGCAAGGCAGTGGGCGACAAAGACCTTTGGATGCGCAGCGCCTATCAAACCGGGCGCTCGTACAACATCTTGGGCAAGGCGGCCGAAGCCGCGGCGATGTTCGCGCAGACCAAGGTGATTGACCCGAGCAACACGCTCACCGATGACGCGTGGCTGCGCGAGGCCGAGGCGTGGTCGCTGCTTGGCGACGAAGCCAAGATCGAAGCGACGCTGGCCGCGATTCCCAAGCAGTTTCCTGCCGGCGACATGCGCGCCGAGGCGCTGTGGCGGCTTGGCTTTCGCGCCTGGCAACAAGGTCGCATCGACGACGCCATCGCGTGGTGGCAGCAACAAATCGTCGCCATGCCGATCGATCAAAATGCGTGGGGCGAAGGCCAGGCGCAGTATTGGTTGGGACGCGCGTTTGCGGCCAAAGGCGACCGCGAACGCGCGGTGACGCAATGGCGGCTCGCCGTTAGCACCTACCCGCTGTCGTATTACGCGCTGATTTCGCTCAATCGCCTGCGCGAGCTCGATCCGGCGCTGGTGGAAGCCACCTTGGCACCACTGCGCTTTGACCTCGCCTCGCCGGCGCCGACGCCGACGTTTGCGGCACAACCTGAGTGGGAAACGCCTGGCTTTGCGCGCGCGCTAGGCTTCTTGCGTCTGGGGCTTGGTACCGAGGCAGAGGCAGAATTGCGCGCGCTGGGCCTTTTGCCGCCGCCAGACCGAAAACAAGTAGAAGACGCGGCGAAGCTTGCCAAGCTGTGGGCGATCGCATTTCTTTATGATCGCGCGGAGCGCTACAGCACCTCGCATTGGCCCAGCCGCTGGCATACGCTCGATTACAAGCGGTTTTGGCCAGATGCCACCTGGCGAGCGTATTGGCAGGTAGCCTATCCGCTGGCGTTTGGCGAGTTGCTGCGCGAACACGCCACCAGAAACAATGTTCCCTTCGCGATGCAAATCGCCATCGTCCGCGAGGAGAGTGCGTTTACCCCTGATCTCGAATCGTTTGCCAATGCGATTGGGCTAACGCAAATGATCATCCCCACTGCGACGCGCTTTGCCAAAGGCACGGGCCTCACGGTATCGCGCGAGGCGTTGCAGGATCCGACGACCAATGTCACCATTGGCTCGCGTTTTCTGGGATTCTTGTTTACCTATTGGAACCGCTTTGAGGCGCTAATCCCAGCATCCTATAATGCCGGCGAGGGGGCGGTGCGGCGCGCGCTTAAGCTGCGCGGCACGATGGC